The Marivivens sp. LCG002 genome contains a region encoding:
- a CDS encoding protein adenylyltransferase SelO: MTLVIPFDNSYARLPDRMFSRVDPTPVGAPSLIAVNAPLAHELGIDPEALGGPIGLEVLAGNAIAAGSEPIAQAYAGHQFGNWNPGLGDGRAILLGEVVDQNGQRRDIQLKGSGPTPYSRRGDGRAWLGPVLREYIMSEAMHALGVPTTRALAAVATGETVIREGYFPGAILTRIAASHIRVGTFQLFAARRDLPALEALVSHVIERHYPDAKGPSDLLRAVTKAQADLIAKWISIGFIHGVMNTDNMTVSGETIDYGPCAFMDEYHPSTVFSSIDTQGRYAYGNQPQIAVWNIAQLATALVPLMPDQDAAIEEFTEIVNSFADLYQAEWRRLMAAKIGLADTEQSFSLVNRLLKLMMDSGSDFTNTFAALQNGQARDQFTDRAAFDLWHEDWKSFAPDTALMERMNPKIIPRLHKIEAVIQSGVQGDFAPFHEMLGVVTAPFAALDELRSAYAKPPAPSERVTRTFCGT; encoded by the coding sequence ATGACCCTCGTGATCCCATTTGACAATTCCTACGCGCGGCTTCCGGACCGGATGTTTTCGCGCGTTGACCCGACGCCTGTCGGTGCGCCCTCTCTCATTGCGGTGAACGCGCCATTGGCGCACGAGCTTGGCATAGACCCCGAGGCTCTCGGCGGCCCGATCGGGCTCGAGGTCCTTGCCGGCAACGCCATCGCCGCAGGCTCCGAGCCCATCGCCCAAGCCTATGCGGGCCACCAATTCGGAAATTGGAACCCCGGTCTCGGTGATGGCCGCGCGATCCTTTTGGGCGAGGTGGTAGACCAAAACGGGCAGCGGCGGGACATCCAGCTCAAAGGTTCGGGTCCGACGCCCTATTCGCGGCGCGGTGACGGGCGCGCGTGGCTCGGGCCCGTTTTGCGCGAATACATCATGAGCGAGGCGATGCATGCCCTCGGCGTTCCGACCACGCGTGCCCTTGCTGCGGTCGCCACGGGCGAGACCGTCATTCGCGAAGGCTATTTCCCAGGCGCGATCCTGACCCGCATCGCGGCAAGCCACATCCGCGTCGGCACCTTCCAACTCTTTGCCGCGCGGCGCGATCTGCCCGCGCTCGAAGCGCTCGTTTCCCATGTGATCGAGCGGCATTACCCCGATGCAAAGGGTCCAAGCGATCTCTTGCGCGCCGTCACCAAGGCCCAAGCAGATCTTATCGCGAAATGGATTTCCATCGGTTTCATTCACGGCGTCATGAACACCGACAACATGACCGTCTCGGGCGAGACCATCGACTATGGCCCCTGTGCCTTTATGGACGAATACCACCCGTCGACGGTGTTCAGCTCGATCGACACCCAAGGACGCTATGCCTATGGCAACCAGCCGCAAATCGCGGTCTGGAACATTGCCCAGCTTGCCACCGCTCTTGTTCCCCTGATGCCCGATCAGGACGCCGCAATCGAAGAATTCACCGAGATCGTAAACAGCTTTGCCGATCTCTATCAGGCCGAATGGCGGCGGCTCATGGCGGCAAAAATCGGACTTGCCGACACAGAGCAGAGCTTTTCTCTCGTCAATCGCCTGCTCAAGCTGATGATGGACAGCGGCTCGGATTTCACCAACACTTTTGCGGCTCTCCAGAACGGTCAAGCGCGCGATCAGTTCACCGACCGCGCGGCGTTCGATCTCTGGCACGAGGATTGGAAGTCTTTTGCCCCCGACACCGCGCTCATGGAGCGGATGAACCCGAAGATCATCCCGCGTCTGCACAAAATCGAAGCGGTGATCCAATCGGGGGTTCAGGGCGACTTTGCGCCGTTCCACGAAATGCTCGGCGTTGTAACGGCGCCCTTTGCGGCGCTTGACGAGCTTCGTTCGGCCTATGCAAAGCCGCCTGCCCCGTCCGAGCGCGTCACGCGCACCTTTTGCGGCACATGA
- a CDS encoding phosphoglycerate kinase: MAWKTLDDMDLDGKRVLVRVDINVPVEEGRVTDTSRIDRIVPTIKDIVAMGGTPILLAHFGRPKGQPVPEMSLRVTLPALEAALGTSVTFVEKPSGDELAALPKGTVVLVENTRFSPMEEKNDPMMAKFLASLGDVYVNDAFSAAHRAHASTEGVAHLLPSCAGRLMAEELGALDKALGTPARPVVAVVGGAKVSTKLDLLGNLVGKVDHLVIGGGMANTFLAAQGVNVGKSLCEHDLAQTALDILDKAKAAGCEIILPRDVVVAREFKAGAANETVAPDACPADAMILDAGPATVAYISDVLDKAKTLVWNGPLGAFEITPFDAATNAAAAKAATLSKAGKLISVAGGGDTVAALNQAGAAEDFTYISTAGGAFLEWMEGKTLPGVAALEA; the protein is encoded by the coding sequence ATGGCTTGGAAAACTCTTGACGACATGGATCTTGACGGCAAACGCGTTCTGGTGCGCGTGGATATCAACGTGCCCGTCGAAGAAGGCCGCGTCACCGACACAAGCCGCATCGACCGTATCGTGCCCACCATCAAGGATATCGTCGCCATGGGCGGCACGCCGATCCTGCTGGCGCATTTCGGCCGCCCCAAGGGTCAGCCCGTCCCCGAAATGAGCCTGCGCGTCACCCTGCCCGCGCTCGAGGCGGCGCTCGGCACCTCTGTCACCTTCGTCGAAAAACCCTCGGGCGACGAACTTGCCGCGCTTCCCAAGGGCACTGTGGTTCTTGTGGAAAACACCCGCTTTTCCCCGATGGAAGAAAAGAACGACCCGATGATGGCAAAATTCCTTGCCTCGCTGGGTGATGTCTACGTCAACGACGCCTTTTCCGCCGCGCACCGCGCTCATGCCTCGACCGAAGGCGTGGCCCATCTCCTTCCCTCCTGCGCTGGCCGCCTGATGGCCGAAGAGCTTGGCGCTCTGGACAAAGCGCTCGGCACCCCCGCGCGCCCCGTGGTCGCTGTCGTCGGCGGCGCCAAAGTGTCGACCAAGCTCGATCTCCTTGGCAACCTCGTCGGCAAGGTGGACCATCTTGTCATCGGTGGCGGCATGGCCAATACCTTCCTCGCGGCCCAAGGCGTGAATGTCGGCAAATCGCTCTGCGAGCATGACCTCGCCCAGACCGCTCTCGATATCCTCGACAAGGCCAAGGCTGCAGGCTGCGAAATCATCCTGCCCCGCGATGTCGTCGTCGCCCGTGAATTCAAGGCAGGTGCGGCCAATGAAACCGTCGCGCCCGATGCCTGCCCCGCAGACGCCATGATCCTCGATGCAGGCCCCGCAACCGTGGCCTATATCTCGGACGTGCTGGACAAGGCCAAAACGCTGGTCTGGAACGGCCCGCTCGGCGCGTTCGAGATTACCCCGTTTGACGCCGCCACCAACGCCGCCGCCGCCAAGGCCGCAACGCTCTCCAAAGCGGGCAAGCTGATTTCGGTCGCAGGTGGCGGTGACACGGTCGCAGCCCTCAACCAAGCGGGCGCAGCAGAGGACTTCACCTATATCTCGACGGCAGGCGGCGCCTTCCTCGAATGGATGGAAGGCAAAACCCTCCCCGGTGTTGCGGCTCTCGAAGCCTGA
- a CDS encoding peptidylprolyl isomerase, producing MFKLAAAFTLVASSAFASGLEIMVDGEAQGTIKIDLLEELAPKHVEQIKAIAAEGLYDGVVFHRVIDGFMAQTGDVQFGRIGMDMRMAGMGGSEFGDIEAEFSEEPFARGIVGMARSSDPNSANSQFFIMFEQGDFLNGQYTVVGRVTEGMDVVDAIKRGEGPNGAIIGRPDVMIKVTVTE from the coding sequence ATGTTTAAGCTCGCAGCAGCCTTTACTCTGGTTGCCTCTTCGGCCTTTGCCAGCGGTCTCGAGATCATGGTCGACGGCGAAGCTCAGGGCACCATCAAGATCGACCTTCTCGAAGAGCTTGCGCCCAAGCACGTCGAACAGATCAAGGCGATTGCCGCCGAGGGTCTTTATGACGGGGTGGTCTTCCACCGCGTGATCGACGGCTTTATGGCCCAGACCGGTGACGTCCAGTTCGGGCGCATCGGTATGGACATGCGCATGGCCGGCATGGGCGGGTCCGAGTTCGGCGATATCGAAGCCGAATTCAGCGAAGAGCCCTTTGCCCGCGGTATCGTCGGCATGGCGCGCTCCTCCGATCCGAACTCGGCCAATTCGCAGTTCTTTATCATGTTCGAGCAGGGCGATTTCCTGAACGGTCAATACACCGTTGTGGGCCGCGTGACCGAAGGTATGGATGTCGTCGACGCGATCAAGCGCGGCGAGGGTCCGAACGGCGCAATCATCGGCCGTCCCGACGTGATGATCAAAGTGACCGTAACCGAGTAA
- a CDS encoding septum formation initiator family protein, giving the protein MNRHSRPSLGSLIYFLGAILLGLYFTFAAVQGDYGVFKRAEVTAEGKKLQQDLDAINAQVARMENLTHRLSDTYLDLDLLDERARDVLGMIRADEIVIR; this is encoded by the coding sequence ATGAACCGTCACAGCAGACCTTCTCTCGGGTCCCTCATCTATTTCTTGGGTGCCATCCTTCTGGGCCTCTATTTTACCTTTGCCGCCGTGCAGGGGGATTACGGGGTGTTCAAACGCGCCGAAGTCACCGCCGAAGGCAAAAAGCTTCAGCAGGACCTCGACGCCATCAACGCACAGGTCGCGCGAATGGAAAATCTGACCCATCGCCTCTCGGACACCTATCTCGACCTCGACCTTCTCGATGAACGCGCGCGCGACGTTCTGGGCATGATCCGCGCCGACGAAATCGTCATCCGCTGA
- a CDS encoding pyruvate dehydrogenase complex E1 component subunit beta has translation MATEILMPALSPTMEEGTLAKWLVKEGDAVKSGDIIAEIETDKATMEFEAVDEGIVGKLLIEAGTEGVKVNTPIAIFVEDGEEVPAAGATAAPAAAETEAAPAAVEASAPAKAAAPAAPKVDQTPDWPEGTETKTQTVREALRDAMAEEMRRDENVFLMGEEVGEYQGAYKISQGMLDEFGPKRVIDTPITEHGFAGIATGAAFGGLKPIVEFMTFNFAMQAIDHLINSAAKTLYMSGGQMGAPMVFRGPNGAAARVGAQHSQDYAAWYAQIPGLKVVMPYSASDYKGLMKTAIRDPNPVIFLENEILYGKSFEVPVLDDFTIPFGKAKIARAGNDVTIVSFGIGMTYALEAAAKLAEEGIDAEVIDLRTLRPLDYDTVIASVMKTNRMITVEEGWPVGSIGNHLSAYVMENAFDYLDAPVLNCTGKDVPMPYAANLEKHALVTTAEVIEAVKKVTYR, from the coding sequence ATGGCAACCGAAATTCTCATGCCCGCTCTCTCTCCGACCATGGAAGAAGGCACTCTGGCCAAATGGCTGGTCAAAGAGGGTGACGCCGTCAAATCGGGCGACATCATCGCCGAGATCGAAACCGACAAAGCCACGATGGAATTCGAGGCCGTCGACGAAGGCATCGTCGGCAAGCTTCTGATCGAGGCCGGCACCGAAGGCGTCAAGGTCAACACCCCCATCGCGATCTTCGTCGAAGACGGCGAAGAGGTCCCTGCCGCCGGCGCAACCGCGGCGCCTGCCGCAGCCGAAACCGAAGCCGCCCCTGCGGCGGTCGAGGCTTCGGCTCCTGCCAAAGCCGCAGCCCCTGCCGCCCCAAAGGTCGATCAGACCCCCGATTGGCCCGAAGGCACCGAGACCAAGACCCAGACCGTCCGCGAAGCGCTCCGTGACGCCATGGCCGAAGAGATGCGCCGCGACGAGAACGTTTTCCTCATGGGCGAAGAAGTCGGCGAATACCAAGGCGCCTACAAAATCTCCCAAGGGATGCTCGACGAATTCGGCCCCAAGCGCGTGATCGACACTCCGATCACCGAGCACGGTTTTGCGGGGATCGCCACGGGCGCTGCCTTTGGCGGCCTCAAGCCCATCGTTGAATTCATGACCTTCAACTTCGCCATGCAGGCCATCGACCACCTGATCAACTCTGCGGCCAAGACGCTCTATATGTCGGGCGGCCAGATGGGGGCTCCGATGGTGTTCCGTGGTCCGAACGGTGCTGCTGCCCGCGTCGGCGCACAGCACTCTCAGGACTACGCCGCTTGGTATGCGCAAATCCCGGGTCTCAAGGTCGTCATGCCCTATTCGGCATCCGACTACAAAGGCCTGATGAAAACCGCGATCCGCGATCCGAACCCCGTGATCTTCCTCGAGAACGAAATCCTCTACGGCAAGTCCTTCGAGGTTCCGGTGCTCGACGATTTCACCATTCCCTTCGGCAAGGCCAAAATCGCCCGCGCTGGTAACGATGTGACCATCGTCTCCTTCGGCATCGGCATGACCTATGCTCTGGAAGCCGCGGCAAAGCTTGCCGAGGAAGGCATCGACGCCGAGGTGATCGACCTGCGCACCCTGCGCCCGCTCGACTACGACACCGTGATTGCATCGGTCATGAAGACCAACCGCATGATCACCGTCGAAGAAGGCTGGCCCGTCGGCTCGATCGGCAACCACCTCTCGGCCTATGTGATGGAAAACGCGTTCGATTACCTCGATGCGCCTGTCCTGAACTGCACGGGCAAAGACGTGCCCATGCCCTATGCCGCCAACCTTGAAAAGCACGCGCTTGTGACCACCGCCGAGGTGATCGAAGCGGTGAAAAAAGTGACCTACCGCTAA
- a CDS encoding GNAT family N-acetyltransferase, translating to MTTNITLGKTEDIDRVLSLMERFHEERGIVSDDGLRRRAVMPLLDGSPHGAVWLIGPTRAPLGYVLVTFGWSVAFGGTEGWVDEAYIRPSVRNRGIGTEVLHAIAVSLTAGGVRALHARLAHDDLDAQRFCKRVGFEPRDGILVMTDRL from the coding sequence ATGACCACCAACATCACCCTCGGCAAGACCGAGGATATCGACCGCGTCCTGTCGCTTATGGAGCGGTTCCACGAAGAGCGCGGGATCGTCTCGGACGATGGGCTTCGCCGCCGCGCGGTGATGCCGCTCTTGGACGGAAGCCCGCATGGCGCGGTCTGGCTGATCGGCCCGACACGGGCCCCGCTTGGCTATGTGCTCGTGACCTTCGGCTGGTCGGTTGCTTTCGGCGGCACCGAAGGCTGGGTGGACGAGGCCTATATCCGCCCCTCGGTCCGCAATCGCGGGATCGGGACCGAAGTCCTCCATGCCATTGCCGTGTCCTTGACGGCGGGCGGTGTGCGTGCGCTCCATGCGCGGCTGGCCCATGATGATCTGGACGCACAGCGCTTTTGCAAGCGCGTCGGCTTCGAGCCGCGCGACGGCATTCTTGTGATGACGGATCGACTCTAG
- a CDS encoding class I fructose-bisphosphate aldolase, which produces MKTTKIVQKILANYEGETPGVKANLARMLMTGKLGGTGKMIILPVDQGFEHGPARTFAPNPGGYDPHYHYQLAIDAGLNAYAAPLGMIEAGADTFAGQIPTILKVNSANSLMSDTCGKNQAVTASVDDALRLGCSAIGFTIYPGSDAQLDMYEEIVEMRKEAAAKGVATVIWSYPRGEAITKDGETAIDVAAYAAQIAALIGAHIIKIKLSTDHLMLPEAKKVYEDQKIDIATQAARVRHCMDASFGGRRIVVFSGGAKKGANSVYDDARAIRDGGGNGSIIGRNSFQRERGEALHMLQKLVHIYRGKA; this is translated from the coding sequence ATGAAGACCACCAAGATCGTCCAGAAAATCCTCGCAAACTACGAAGGCGAGACGCCGGGCGTCAAAGCCAACCTCGCCCGCATGCTGATGACCGGCAAACTGGGCGGCACCGGCAAGATGATCATCCTTCCCGTCGATCAGGGGTTCGAGCACGGCCCCGCCCGCACCTTTGCCCCCAACCCCGGCGGATATGACCCCCACTACCACTACCAGCTTGCGATCGACGCAGGTCTCAACGCCTATGCCGCACCCCTCGGGATGATCGAGGCAGGCGCCGACACATTCGCAGGCCAGATCCCGACGATCCTCAAGGTCAACTCCGCCAACTCGCTCATGTCCGACACCTGCGGCAAGAATCAGGCCGTGACCGCCTCGGTCGATGACGCGCTGCGTCTGGGCTGTTCGGCCATCGGCTTCACTATCTATCCCGGCTCGGACGCCCAGCTCGACATGTATGAAGAAATCGTCGAGATGCGCAAAGAAGCCGCTGCCAAAGGCGTGGCCACCGTGATCTGGTCCTATCCGCGCGGCGAAGCCATCACCAAAGACGGCGAAACCGCGATCGACGTCGCAGCCTATGCCGCCCAGATTGCCGCCCTCATTGGGGCCCATATCATCAAGATCAAACTCTCGACCGATCACCTGATGCTCCCCGAGGCAAAGAAAGTCTACGAGGACCAGAAGATCGACATCGCAACCCAAGCCGCCCGCGTGCGTCACTGCATGGACGCCTCCTTTGGCGGCCGCCGCATCGTCGTCTTCTCGGGCGGCGCAAAGAAAGGCGCCAACAGCGTCTATGACGATGCCCGCGCAATCCGCGACGGCGGCGGCAACGGCTCGATCATCGGGCGCAACTCTTTCCAGCGCGAGCGCGGCGAAGCCCTGCACATGCTGCAAAAGCTTGTTCATATCTACCGCGGCAAAGCCTGA
- a CDS encoding peptidylprolyl isomerase, whose amino-acid sequence MAEIKDPENTVIIELKDGKVVIELLADVAPLHTARMKELARAGEYDNVCFHRVIDGFMAQTGDVANGDMEDNFNLRAAGTGGSDLPDLPAEFSRLPHDRGTLGAARSMNPNSANSQFFINFKDNHFLNGQYTVYGRVIEGMEFVDNITRGEPPANPDRMISVKVAADV is encoded by the coding sequence GTGGCCGAGATCAAAGACCCTGAAAACACCGTCATCATCGAATTGAAAGACGGTAAAGTCGTTATCGAGCTTCTTGCTGACGTTGCACCGCTGCACACAGCCCGTATGAAAGAGCTCGCTCGTGCGGGCGAATACGACAACGTTTGCTTTCACCGCGTGATCGACGGCTTTATGGCCCAGACGGGCGACGTGGCCAACGGCGACATGGAAGACAACTTCAACCTGCGTGCGGCCGGAACGGGCGGGTCGGATCTTCCCGATCTTCCTGCCGAATTCTCGCGTCTTCCGCATGATCGCGGCACCCTCGGTGCGGCGCGTTCGATGAACCCGAACTCCGCCAACTCGCAGTTCTTTATCAACTTCAAGGACAACCATTTCCTCAACGGTCAATACACGGTCTATGGCCGCGTGATCGAAGGGATGGAATTCGTCGACAACATCACCCGTGGCGAGCCGCCTGCGAACCCCGACCGTATGATCTCGGTCAAGGTTGCGGCAGATGTTTAA
- the pdhA gene encoding pyruvate dehydrogenase (acetyl-transferring) E1 component subunit alpha, with protein MAAKKPAAQANVSAEELLGYYREMLLIRRFEEKAGQLYGMGLIGGFCHLYIGQEAVVVGLEACTKEGDKRVTSYRDHGHMLACGMEANGVMAELTGREGGYSKGKGGSMHMFSKEKHFYGGHGIVGAQVPLGAGLAFSDKYKGNDNVTFAYFGDGAANQGQVYETYNMAQLWDLPVIFVIENNQYAMGTSVARSTKSPALWKRGEAYGIAGEEVDGMSVLAVKEAGERAVAHCRAGKGPYILEVKTYRYRGHSMSDPAKYRTREEVQKMREERDPIEQVRSILLTGGHASEDDLKKIDKDIKDIVNESAEFAKNSPEPELSELWTDIYA; from the coding sequence ATGGCCGCGAAAAAGCCAGCCGCACAGGCAAACGTATCCGCAGAAGAACTTCTTGGATATTACCGTGAAATGCTTCTCATCCGCCGCTTCGAAGAAAAGGCAGGCCAGCTCTACGGCATGGGTCTGATCGGCGGCTTCTGTCACCTCTACATCGGCCAGGAAGCGGTCGTCGTCGGCCTCGAAGCCTGCACCAAAGAGGGTGACAAGCGCGTCACCTCTTACCGCGACCACGGGCACATGCTCGCTTGCGGCATGGAAGCGAACGGCGTGATGGCAGAACTTACCGGCCGCGAAGGTGGCTATTCCAAAGGTAAGGGCGGCTCGATGCACATGTTCTCCAAGGAAAAACACTTCTACGGCGGCCACGGCATCGTCGGCGCTCAGGTGCCGCTTGGCGCGGGTCTTGCCTTCTCGGACAAATACAAGGGCAACGACAACGTCACCTTCGCCTATTTCGGGGACGGTGCGGCCAACCAGGGTCAGGTCTACGAGACCTACAACATGGCCCAGCTCTGGGACCTTCCCGTGATCTTCGTGATCGAGAACAACCAATATGCGATGGGCACCTCGGTCGCCCGCTCGACCAAATCCCCTGCCCTGTGGAAGCGCGGCGAAGCCTACGGCATCGCGGGCGAAGAAGTGGACGGCATGTCGGTGCTTGCAGTAAAAGAGGCAGGCGAGCGCGCCGTTGCCCACTGCCGCGCGGGCAAAGGCCCCTACATTCTCGAAGTGAAAACCTACCGTTACCGCGGCCACTCGATGTCGGACCCCGCAAAATACCGGACCCGCGAAGAAGTGCAAAAGATGCGCGAAGAGCGTGACCCGATCGAGCAAGTCCGTTCGATCCTGCTCACGGGCGGCCACGCCTCCGAGGACGATCTGAAAAAGATCGACAAGGATATCAAAGACATCGTGAACGAATCCGCCGAATTCGCGAAAAACAGCCCCGAGCCCGAGCTTTCCGAGCTCTGGACCGATATTTACGCCTAA